One Clupea harengus chromosome 12, Ch_v2.0.2, whole genome shotgun sequence DNA segment encodes these proteins:
- the LOC105911305 gene encoding caspase-7-like, translating to MAMSQVCNRAVVMSVGDFDPGVHLDKRYGVRWETKRLHKVLSQRGFKVEFHNDPTAQEIYSLFEAESRTTVENCFIGIFSSHGEEGVVFGADGNGVRLSRIFGFFNGPTMVDKTKLFFVQACRGHELDSGVDIQTDSASFSDEDDYVSDYLSIPVDTAVMYATAPGYSAFRNQSGSVFFESFCNLLEEDGGRDLEINRLMTRLNYQVAYHFQGSGGELEGKKAMPCFVTRLTKEVYPFRDSRWSGTTINHGAETSLDA from the exons ATGGCTATGAGTCAGGTATGCAACAGGGCTGTGGTGATGTCTGTAGGAGATTTCGACCCTGGAGTTCACTTGGACAAGCGGTATGGCGTCAGGTGGGAAACCAAGCGGCTCCACAAAGTGCTAAGTCAACGTGGCTTTAAAGTGGAGTTTCACAATGACCCAACAGCACAAGAGATCTACAGTTTGTTTGAAGCAG AGAGCAGAACGACTGTTGAAAATTGCTTCATAGGCATCTTTTCTAGTCatggagaggaaggagtggtGTTTGGGGCAGATGGCAATGGTGTGAGACTCTCTCGGATCTTTGGGTTTTTTAACGGCCCCACCATGGTTGATAAAACAAAGCTCTTCTTTGTGCAG GCATGTCGAGGCCACGAGTTAGACAGTGGAGttgacatacagacagactcaGCCTCCTTTTCAGATGAAGACGACTATGTCTCTGACTACCTCTCCATTCCTGTTGACACAGCTGTCATGTATGCAACAGCTCCAG GATACAGTGCCTTTAGGAACCAATCAGGCTCAGTCTTCTTTGAGTCTTTCTGCAACCTTTTGGAAGAGGATGGTGGCCGTGACCTGGAGATAAATCGTCTCATGACGCGGCTGAATTACCAGGTCGCCTACCACTTCCAAGGGTCTGGAGGCGAGCTGGAAGGCAAGAAGGCAATGCCATGCTTTGTGACCCGCCTCACCAAAGAGGTGTACCCCTTCAGAGACTCACGGTGGAGTGGAACAACTATCAACCATGGTGCAGAAACCTCACTAGATGCCTAA